The following nucleotide sequence is from Dialister pneumosintes.
GAAAGGCTTTAATACATCAAAAACTTGCTTTGAAAGCTCCCTGGTAGGTGTTAATATTAACACCTCTACGTTTGTTTTTGCTATATGAATCCTTTGTAGAACCGGTAATAAATATGCCAATGTTTTCCCTGTACCGGTTTGTGATTTACCAATTATATCCCGTCCTTTAAAAATCTCCGGAATTGCTTGTGTTTGAATAGGTGTTGGTACTATAACTCCTTGTTTTTTTAATATATCTATCAAATTATCGGTAATTCCTAATGTTGCAAATGAACCCATCTCTAAAACCTCCGTTTCTATCATATTATATTCATGTTCAAAATAAATAACTCATACCCAAAGTATACTCGATTCCGAATATATTTAACATATAATTATATTCATAAATAAAAAGCCAGATGAAATTTTACATCTGGCTTTTTTCCATTGGTGCCGGGGGTGGGACTTGAACCCACACGATATTACTACCGGCAGATTTTGAGTCTGCTGCGTCTGCCAATTCCGCCACCCCGGCATGTGTTGACAAAACATATTCTATCACACGCCGTTAAAACTCGTCAACATGATTTTTAACAATATTATGTATTATTTTTTGCTCATTATAAGCAGTCATATCCCACCCTAAAGGAGTAAGTGTAACTTTATTTCTATGAATCCAATATATGTCTGTATTTTTAGGCTCTATTTCTATTTCAGGTTCTCCCCCTATCCAATATCCCTGATTACCATCTGTATCCGTAATCACTTTTATGGCATTTTTATACCGATGAAGACCTAAATCTACTAGTTTCAGTTTATTTAATGTTAATTGCTCCATATACGGTATATTTAAATTCAAAGTTCCTTTATATTGGTTTTTTACAAAAATTTCTTTAACAAGTTCAACAGTGAATTTACAAGCACGTAATAAAAAATGTTCAGGATTTATTCTCTCCAAAGAAACGGCCATAGATGGAATACCAAATACACAGCCTTCCATAGCACCGGCTACGGTACCACTATATAGACAATCGGTTCCTATATTATACCCTCTGTTAGCGCCGGAAAGAATTAAGTCAGGCTTATCATTTACTAACAATCCTTCAAGAGCTATTTTGCAACAATCTGCTGTCATTCCTCCACAAGAAAATACTTGTATGTTCGTTCCATAACTTGGTTGCTTTTTTAATGAAATATACTCTCTAAGTGTCAAAGCACCCGAGCAAGAACTACGTTCTCTATCGGGTGCTACTACAGTTATTCTAGCAAATTCAGAAATTGCAGATGCCAATGCTTTGATTCCCGGTGCTTCATAACCATCATCATTTGTCATCAAAACATGCATTTTTCTCATTACCGGTCTAACTCCTTCTTTCGTGTAAGTGAAGCTTGATCAAACTGCATACTACGGGTATGGATTGTATGTACCCATCCTTTTTTATGGCGATCAAGATATCCTAAAAAAGTAACAGGAATCCAAGAGTACATAAAAACAGGATAGACAATCCAATATGCCCAAATCTTTAGAGGTACTACAATTTGCATTAAAACAATAAGAGGTAATATATATTGAATGGTTCCAAGAATAGCCCAAAATTGACGAGGAACTAACACATCATTATACAAAATAACTGTAAAACAAGGATAAAACATATTGATGTACGTCATAATCGCCACAGCTGTAGAAAACAATAAGAAATGATTTTGCAACAACTGCATAATACCATCAAGAATCATAAAACTTTTATGTTTTATTGCGGAGTGAAACAACTTTGGAATATAGCGTTCTGCACAATCAAACTGTCCTTGTGCCCAACGTTTACGTTGTTTCCAAGATGCAATAAAGCTTAAAGGTTTTTCATCATAAACAATAGCATCATGTGCCCAACAAGTGCGTATACCATAAGTCAAACATTTAACTGAAAACTCCATATCTTCCGTTAAGCAATCACAACCCCAACCATATTTTTTGATAACATCAGCGGATATACACATACCAGTGCCACCCAAAGCAGTAGATAAACCTAAATTATATTTTCCTAGATGCCATAAATGATTAATCGTCCAGAAAGCTATCGCAAAAGTTCCGGACACCCAAGTATCTGTTGGATTTTTCGCCGAAAGATATCCTTGCATAATCTTTTGCCCTTGCAATAATCTATTATTCATTACAGATAAAAAATCTAAGTGAACTAAATTATCTGCATCAAAAACACAGAAAGCGTCATACCCTTTATTGAAAGATTCAATTTGAGGAAATGCCCAATCCATTGCATATCCTTTACCAATGTCTTTTTTATTGAAGCGAACCAATGCGGTAGCATCATGTTTTCTTGCTATAGCAGCTGTGTCGTCTGTACAATTATCTGCTATAACATATATATCATATAATTCTTTAGGATACTTCAACATCTTAAGGTTTTCAAGTAAATCACCGATGACCATACTTTCATTATGTGCCGGAATCACTAAAGCAAACTTATTTTGAGGTTCTGCTAAATTCTTTTCCTTCTTATGCCACATCCCAAAAAGAGCAACAATAAAATAATACACGGTAAAAAACGCAATTATTAGTTGAGCCGGAATCATGACTAAGTCTAAATAGTGAGTCATTTTTACTCCTCTTCATGAACCTCTATACTACGTTTTCTACGTCTAATAATTCGACGTGATTTTCTTTTACGATTCATATAAGTGTTAATCATTCCAAATAATATATATCCGGCACAAATAGCTGCTGCCCAAGTAGTCCAAGCTAATATTATACAAACAACCATAACAGCTAAACTAATCAATAATGCTTTTAAATGCAATCTATCTGCACTTGCACCTTTATTATCCGGATAATGAACTTCACTCACCATTAATATTCCCAACAAAAATACGAATACTAATGCAAGCCAGTCCCAAATTCTAACTCCGGACAATACATAAGTAGCAACAATCATCCCTGTTGTTGGACAAGGAAGCCCTTCAAAGTAACCATGTACAACATCACTTTTTACATTAAAACGAGCTAAGCGAAATGCACATAAAGTTCCTAACAAAGCACAAATAATCATACCGATAATTCCTAAATCATGTAATTGATAGGAATACATAAGCACACCGGCACCAATACCAAAAGAAATATCATCACAAAGAGAATCTAACTCTACTCCTAAGGGACTGGACGTGCCAAGTGCCCTTGCGGTTCTCCCATCGGCTGCATCTGCTACTACTGCTAATAAAATACAAATAGCTGCCAAATTAAATTCTCCATTAAAAGAGAACATAATACTTAATCCACCTAGAAGTCCATTAAGTGCAGTCACTCCATTGGCTATCCAAGATTTCTTCACTTACTTCAGCCTCCCTATTACTGTCAAACCACCTTTAATAGAATCTCCCTTTTTGATACAAAGTTCAACATCACCAGGGATATATATTTCTGTGCAAGAACCAAATTTAATCATACCATATAGCTCGCCTTTTTTTACTTGATCTCCTAAATTTTTCCACGAGACAACTCGACGTGCCAATATTCCTGCAATTAATATAACTAAAATAGATCGATGCTTACCAACAATTCCTATAGCGCCTCTTTCATTTTCAAATCCAACTGAATCTTTATAGGCCGGCAGAAATTTACCTTGTGTATAAGACTGGTATTGTATAGTTCCTTCCATAGGTGCTCTATTTACATGTACGTTAAATACTGATAAAAAAATTGTAATTTTATGACATTTTTGCCCTAAAAAAGTATCTTCCTGCACATTTTCTTCAATCTCCATAACAGTCCCATCTGCCGGAGATACCAATAATTCTTCTCCTACAGGAATTTTAGAGTTACGATTTGGGCATCTAAAGAAAAATGCAAAATAAATGCTAAATACAAAAGGGAATACTGCTATATAATAATATCCCATCCAAGCAACAAACAATGCAATTAAAAATGCACCTAAAATAAAAGGGTATCCTTCTTGTACTATTAATGGTTTCTTTAACATTATGACCTCTTTGAATCCTTTTTCCATTTTTTTACAGCTAACATAAATTTAGGTAATGCAACCATTCGAGTAATACGGCTCGGTTGCAAAAACAATCGATATGCCCATTCTAAACGATGTTTTTGCATCCATAACGGTGCACGCTTTAAATGACCTGCCATTACATCAAAAACACCACCGACTCCAATAGCAATCAAATTCCCTAATTCTTGTTTATGCTCATATATCCATTTTTCTTGCTTAGGAACACCCATTCCTACAAATAATAATTTTGCCTGACTATTTCTTATTTCTTGAATGATAGCACTTTCTTCTTCCTCATCAAAAAAGCCATCATGGATACCAACAACCGGATTTTTCTTATACTTCGCTTCAAAACAAGCAGCCGCTTTTGCAGCAACACCAGGTGCACCGCCTAAAAAATATATAGGCCAATCATACTCAACCGCCTGTACCATTAATTCCTGCATCAAATCTGCTCCGGTAACACGTTCCGGAAAAGGAGTACCGAATACTTCTCCTGCCCAAAGAACTCCTGCACCATCAGCAACTACTAAATCAGCATTACATAAGACCTTTTTTAAGTCTTTATCTTCCTGTGCTCGCATAATCATTTCAGCATTAGCTGTTGCAATTATATAGCTCCCAGATTTCTCTATATAACTTTTACAAATAGCTACTGCTTGAGTCATAGATATAGCAGCTACCGGTATATTCATAATTTCATGTGTTTTATAAGATAACATATTCATTAATAATGATAAGGTGTGATTATAGACATGATTACTTTATAAAAAACATGCCTACTCCCTCACCTACAAATAAATTTTCAGGGAATTCTAATCAGAGTTATATATTTTTCTAAATGTAAATTGGTATAAACATAAGAGTTTTATCTATATTATAAATCTAAATATGATAAAAATAGCTTTACCATTCATTCTAAATCAAAATTGAAAGCATATCAACAATTTAACAAAGCAATCAACAAGTATATTCTATTGACAGAACTAATGATAAATTTCAGTAAATAAAGTTTTATATCTATTTTTTAACTCTTGTCTAAAATCTTCTCCTGCTTCTACCGAATAACGGGCTGCTTCTCGTGCTTTTTCTAAAATAGGCAAATCTTTAACGACATTTGCTACTTTAAAATCAGGTATCCCATGCTGACGAGTTCCAAAAAATTCCCCACTCCCACGAAGTAATAAATCTTTTTCTGCAAGAGTAAAGCCATCTTGTATACTTGTCATTAACTTCATCCTAAATTGTACTATATCGTTATTATTATTTGTATAAAGAATGCAATAAGATTTGCTATGACCACGACCAACACGTCCTCTCAGCTGATGTAACTGAGACAGCCCAAATCTTTCTGCCCCATAAACAAACATAATCGTAGCATTGGGTACATTAATTCCCACCTCAATAACACTAGTTGCAACTAACAGTTGAATTTTTCCATTCACAAAATCCTGCATAATGCACTCTTTATCTTGACTCTTCATTCGCCCATGCACAAGACCTAATCGAAAGGAGGAAAATTGATGACTTTTTAATTCCTCATAAACGGATACTGCAGCCGCAAGATCTGCTTTCTCACTTTCTTCGACCAAAGGACATACAATATACACTTGATGCCCCACCTGCATTTCTTTCTTCATGAAGTTATATACTCGCTGCAACATATCATTTGCAATCGCATAAGTAGATACAGATTCTCTTCCTTTCGGTAATTCACGAATAGAAGATACATCTAAATCACCATAAACGGAAAGTGCCATAGTTCTAGGAATAGGAGTTGCAGTCATTACTAAAATATGCGGTGATACTCCTTTAGTTTCTAAACGTTGTCGTTGCTTAACCCCAAAACGATGTTGTTCATCCGTTACTACAAGACCTAAGTTTGAAAAAACAACCTGTTCTTGAAGTAATGCATGTGTCCCCAATAAAATATCAGTATCACCATTTACAACATTTTCTAAAATTTTTTTCTTCTCTGCCGCCTTTGTTTGCCCTGTTAAAAGTTCTATTTGTATGCCCGAATTTTTAAATAAGAAAGAAAAAGTTTGAAAATGTTGCTGTGCCAATATTTCAGTAGGTGCCATAAGTGCTCCTTGATATCCATTCTCTATAATCTTAGCTAACGCTAAAGCTGCAACTATAGTTTTTCCACTTCCTACATCCCCTTGAATTAATCTGTGCATAGGCACTAATGCTTCCATATCATTCTCTATGTCCATAAAAGCTTTTTTCTGATCTTGAGTAAGCGTAAACGGCAAAGAGCGAATAATTTTTCTTACGAGCTCTTTACTCGGCTCACATTTAATTCCTATGCCATAACTTTCTCTTTTT
It contains:
- the surE gene encoding 5'/3'-nucleotidase SurE, producing MRKMHVLMTNDDGYEAPGIKALASAISEFARITVVAPDRERSSCSGALTLREYISLKKQPSYGTNIQVFSCGGMTADCCKIALEGLLVNDKPDLILSGANRGYNIGTDCLYSGTVAGAMEGCVFGIPSMAVSLERINPEHFLLRACKFTVELVKEIFVKNQYKGTLNLNIPYMEQLTLNKLKLVDLGLHRYKNAIKVITDTDGNQGYWIGGEPEIEIEPKNTDIYWIHRNKVTLTPLGWDMTAYNEQKIIHNIVKNHVDEF
- a CDS encoding glycosyltransferase family 2 protein produces the protein MTHYLDLVMIPAQLIIAFFTVYYFIVALFGMWHKKEKNLAEPQNKFALVIPAHNESMVIGDLLENLKMLKYPKELYDIYVIADNCTDDTAAIARKHDATALVRFNKKDIGKGYAMDWAFPQIESFNKGYDAFCVFDADNLVHLDFLSVMNNRLLQGQKIMQGYLSAKNPTDTWVSGTFAIAFWTINHLWHLGKYNLGLSTALGGTGMCISADVIKKYGWGCDCLTEDMEFSVKCLTYGIRTCWAHDAIVYDEKPLSFIASWKQRKRWAQGQFDCAERYIPKLFHSAIKHKSFMILDGIMQLLQNHFLLFSTAVAIMTYINMFYPCFTVILYNDVLVPRQFWAILGTIQYILPLIVLMQIVVPLKIWAYWIVYPVFMYSWIPVTFLGYLDRHKKGWVHTIHTRSMQFDQASLTRKKELDR
- the pssA gene encoding CDP-diacylglycerol--serine O-phosphatidyltransferase — translated: MKKSWIANGVTALNGLLGGLSIMFSFNGEFNLAAICILLAVVADAADGRTARALGTSSPLGVELDSLCDDISFGIGAGVLMYSYQLHDLGIIGMIICALLGTLCAFRLARFNVKSDVVHGYFEGLPCPTTGMIVATYVLSGVRIWDWLALVFVFLLGILMVSEVHYPDNKGASADRLHLKALLISLAVMVVCIILAWTTWAAAICAGYILFGMINTYMNRKRKSRRIIRRRKRSIEVHEEE
- a CDS encoding phosphatidylserine decarboxylase family protein encodes the protein MLKKPLIVQEGYPFILGAFLIALFVAWMGYYYIAVFPFVFSIYFAFFFRCPNRNSKIPVGEELLVSPADGTVMEIEENVQEDTFLGQKCHKITIFLSVFNVHVNRAPMEGTIQYQSYTQGKFLPAYKDSVGFENERGAIGIVGKHRSILVILIAGILARRVVSWKNLGDQVKKGELYGMIKFGSCTEIYIPGDVELCIKKGDSIKGGLTVIGRLK
- a CDS encoding WecB/TagA/CpsF family glycosyltransferase, producing the protein MNMLSYKTHEIMNIPVAAISMTQAVAICKSYIEKSGSYIIATANAEMIMRAQEDKDLKKVLCNADLVVADGAGVLWAGEVFGTPFPERVTGADLMQELMVQAVEYDWPIYFLGGAPGVAAKAAACFEAKYKKNPVVGIHDGFFDEEEESAIIQEIRNSQAKLLFVGMGVPKQEKWIYEHKQELGNLIAIGVGGVFDVMAGHLKRAPLWMQKHRLEWAYRLFLQPSRITRMVALPKFMLAVKKWKKDSKRS
- the recG gene encoding ATP-dependent DNA helicase RecG; translated protein: MKISDKVTVVKGIGKRMEEKLQRLGINTVEDLISFYPRKYQDWTRITPMDALEVDKEVVVYGKIIDIRETKLRSRLSLITIVISDGQGAINLNYFNQPWKKQSFEKSQWVLAYGKVEYQYTKYQISNAEVEMVSPREIKSFQKLVPVYPLTEGIRLVQMQKFIVNALENVSGLVENLPEQVLIKYHLMGRKQAIKSMHFPKDWGLYRQARYRLAFEELFFMQVGIWLLRKKRESYGIGIKCEPSKELVRKIIRSLPFTLTQDQKKAFMDIENDMEALVPMHRLIQGDVGSGKTIVAALALAKIIENGYQGALMAPTEILAQQHFQTFSFLFKNSGIQIELLTGQTKAAEKKKILENVVNGDTDILLGTHALLQEQVVFSNLGLVVTDEQHRFGVKQRQRLETKGVSPHILVMTATPIPRTMALSVYGDLDVSSIRELPKGRESVSTYAIANDMLQRVYNFMKKEMQVGHQVYIVCPLVEESEKADLAAAVSVYEELKSHQFSSFRLGLVHGRMKSQDKECIMQDFVNGKIQLLVATSVIEVGINVPNATIMFVYGAERFGLSQLHQLRGRVGRGHSKSYCILYTNNNNDIVQFRMKLMTSIQDGFTLAEKDLLLRGSGEFFGTRQHGIPDFKVANVVKDLPILEKAREAARYSVEAGEDFRQELKNRYKTLFTEIYH